Proteins encoded within one genomic window of Humulus lupulus chromosome 1, drHumLupu1.1, whole genome shotgun sequence:
- the LOC133831878 gene encoding uncharacterized protein LOC133831878, with translation MHRILLEEDSKPSIEAQRRLNPAMKEVVLEKILKWLDVGVIYPKFDSAWGVQFDFNGDCLKAFQTLKDKLISAPIVATPKWDLPFELMYDASDCAVGAVLGQRVDRAFHTIYYASRTLNDTQLNCATTEKELLAIVFTFDKFHPYLVGNKDIVYTDHSAIKDKKGTENLVADHLSRLEVAETLSMKEVQINDSFPDEQLFAIRGENRSSTSILPIKSFDIVYLKKKCIPYFLIATRCNVEGIFGAIEQQPRYSNWDSSGLVFLKMLITSSRHVIIANAPSSYNNLYILLADDYVSKWVEAVETPANDSKTVHKFLQNFIFTRFGTPRAIVSDEGSHFCNNQYDELLSLYGG, from the exons ATGCATAGAATCTTATTGGAGGAAGATAGCAAGCCATCTATAGAGGctcagagaagactcaatccagctatGAAGGAGGTTGTACTTGAGAAGATCCTTAAATGGTTGGACGTCGGGGTGATCTACCCAAAATTTGATAGTGCTTGG GGTGTGCAATTTGATTTTAATGGAGATTGTTTAAAAGCTTTCCAAACGTTAAAAGATAAGCTAATTTCTGCACCAATAGTTGCTACACCAAAATGGGACCTTCCATTCGAATTGATGTATGATGCTAGTGACTGTGCAGTTGGGGCAGTCTTGGGTCAAAGAGTTGATAGAGCCTTTCATACTATTTATTATGCAAGCAGAACGTTGAATGACACTCAGTTAAACTGTGCCACCACAGAAAAGGAACTGCTTGCAATAGTGTTTACCTTTGATAAGTTTCACCCCTATCTCGTTGGAAATAAGGACATAGTGTACACTGATCATTCAGCAATAAA AGATAAGAAAGGAACAGAGAATTTGGTAGCAGACCACTTATCGAGGTTGGAGGTTGCAGAGACACTGAGTATGAAAGAAGTGCAGATAAATGATAGCTTCCCCGATGAGCAATTATTTGCAATCAGAGGAGAG AATCGATCCTCTACAAGCATTTTGCCGATCAAATCATTTGACATTGTGTACCTGAAGAAgaaatgtattccatattttctCATTGCCACACGCTGCAATGTGGAGGGAATTTTCGGGGCAATAGAACAGCAGCCAAGGTACTCTAATTGGGATTCTTCTGGCCTAGTCTTTTTAAAGATGCTCATAACTTCGTCAAGGCATGTGATCATTGCCAATGCACCG TCATCATACAACAATCTTTATATATTGCTTGCTGATGATTATGTATcaaagtgggttgaagcagtagAAACACCAGCTAACGACAGTAAAACGGTTCACAAATTCCTTCAGAATTTTATTTTTACTCGGTTTGGAACTCCTAGAGCTATAGTTAGTGATGAAGGGAGCCATTTCTGTAATAATCAATATGATGAATTGTTGTCTCTATACGGTGGGTGA
- the LOC133831886 gene encoding uncharacterized protein LOC133831886 gives MEDYKTVAWTKEFNAILQRKLPQKLREPGSFTIPCTIGNFECKHALCDLGASINLMPLSVFKRLGLGEAKPTTITLQLADRSVAYPRGIIEDVLVKVDKFIFPADFIVLDMEEDANVPIILG, from the coding sequence ATGGAGGATTACAAAACTGTGGCATGGACCAAAGAGTTCAATGCTATTCTGCAAAGGAAGCTTCCACAGAAGTTGAGGGAACCTGGAAGTTTCACAATCCCATGCACAATTGGTAACTTTGAGTGTAAACATGCACTATGTGATTTGGGAGCTAGCATAAATCTCATGCCTTTATCAGTAttcaaaagacttggtttgggtgagGCAAAGCCAACCACTATTACACTACAGTTGGCAGATCGATCGGTGGCCTATCCGAGGGGGATAATTGAAGATGTCCTAGTGAAGGTCGATAAATTCATTTTTCCAGCTGACTTTATTGTGTTGGACATGGAGGAAGATGCAAATGTCCCAATTATTCTTGGATGA